In one window of Paenarthrobacter nicotinovorans DNA:
- a CDS encoding sensor histidine kinase — protein MQSPTGATTILRVLRVCLHVGFAVLLLVAIVRLLGGLGSTGAPSPLAVTAGLGLSALLAVVYLAGTVLEKRHASDPSRFNPTPYALWWLAAVMMLWLLLLLVSADFAWVAFPLFFLQLHLLPRRLALPAIGLSTALLVGALWFHGRGSADGGLQLAMVLGPVFGAAFAVVTGLAYRALFLEAENQRLVAEELRRTRDALAQTQHDAGMLAERERLAREIHDTLAQGFSSIVLMGRSAEKALDGGNTETAKEQLRIVQETASANLAEARSFVRGLRSPDLEHSGLVDTLRRLCEKTETEAAARGTALRCRFELVGTPVELPNTYQTTLLRAAQASLANVWAHAKARAAVVTLSFPGSEVTLDIFDDGVGFEPTTATGTARGDGTGVGFLSLRERLAALDGRLDLESAPGEGTVVAIRVPLPTGEGAA, from the coding sequence ATGCAGTCCCCCACCGGCGCCACCACGATCCTCCGGGTCCTGCGCGTGTGCCTTCACGTTGGTTTCGCCGTGCTCTTGCTCGTGGCAATCGTCCGGCTGCTGGGCGGCCTGGGCTCTACCGGTGCGCCATCACCCCTCGCAGTGACCGCCGGTTTGGGGCTTTCGGCTTTGCTGGCCGTGGTGTACCTCGCGGGGACAGTGCTGGAGAAACGGCACGCCAGTGACCCCTCCAGGTTCAACCCAACGCCCTACGCTCTCTGGTGGCTGGCCGCCGTCATGATGCTGTGGCTGCTCTTGCTGCTGGTCAGTGCGGACTTCGCCTGGGTGGCCTTCCCGCTGTTCTTCCTGCAGCTCCACCTGCTTCCGCGGCGCCTGGCACTGCCCGCGATCGGGCTGAGCACCGCGCTGTTGGTGGGTGCTTTGTGGTTCCACGGCAGGGGCTCCGCGGACGGCGGCCTGCAGCTGGCCATGGTGCTGGGTCCCGTGTTCGGTGCGGCTTTCGCCGTCGTGACCGGCCTGGCGTACCGGGCATTGTTCCTGGAGGCGGAAAACCAGCGTCTAGTCGCCGAGGAACTGCGCCGGACCCGCGACGCACTGGCACAAACACAGCACGACGCCGGCATGCTGGCCGAGCGCGAACGACTGGCCCGCGAAATCCACGACACCCTGGCGCAGGGCTTCTCCAGCATCGTCCTCATGGGGCGGTCCGCCGAGAAGGCCCTGGACGGCGGAAATACCGAGACGGCGAAGGAACAGTTGAGGATTGTCCAGGAGACAGCTTCGGCCAACCTGGCGGAGGCGCGCAGTTTCGTGCGGGGGCTGCGGTCGCCGGACCTGGAGCACTCAGGCTTGGTGGACACCCTGCGCCGCCTCTGCGAAAAGACCGAAACCGAGGCGGCGGCAAGGGGAACAGCCTTGCGCTGCCGCTTCGAACTGGTGGGCACGCCCGTCGAGCTTCCCAACACCTACCAGACCACCCTGCTTCGGGCCGCCCAGGCCTCCCTCGCGAACGTCTGGGCGCATGCGAAGGCGCGTGCCGCCGTCGTCACTCTCTCCTTCCCGGGTTCCGAAGTGACGCTGGACATCTTCGACGACGGCGTCGGTTTCGAACCCACGACGGCGACCGGCACCGCGCGCGGCGACGGTACCGGCGTCGGGTTTCTGAGCCTGCGCGAACGGCTGGCGGCGCTCGATGGCAGGCTGGACCTGGAGTCGGCCCCGGGTGAAGGCACGGTGGTGGCCATCCGCGTACCTTTGCCAACCGGGGAGGGGGCGGCGTGA
- a CDS encoding ABC transporter permease, with protein sequence MFLAIRDIRFAKGRFALMGSVVALITLLLVMLSGLTAGLGNQSTSAIAALPAQQIVFGAPAGGEPKASYTESEVSTAQLQTWRDQQGVKSAQALGISQSRVQSLANGGSPSGTANVAVFGGSEAPSAVEDGTVVVGKTLAKELNLTKGSRLRVGGTDLTVSDIVEDQWYSHTGVVWTTLDTWRAVAHAAPGTATVLTVTYDDDASVSVDAANAAAGTVSSDPTASFQALASYKSENGSLLLMQAFLYGISALVIVAFLTVWTVQRTRDIAVLKALGASSGYVLRDALAQAALVLLAGAAVGGSVGLAGGILAAQAAPFLVTPLTTLLPVAGIVVLGLAGAVLAVRKVTTVDPLLALGGN encoded by the coding sequence ATGTTTCTCGCCATCCGCGACATTCGTTTCGCCAAAGGCCGGTTCGCCCTCATGGGCAGCGTGGTTGCCCTCATCACGCTGCTGCTCGTCATGCTGTCCGGTCTGACCGCGGGATTGGGCAACCAGTCCACGTCAGCCATAGCGGCCTTACCCGCACAGCAGATCGTTTTCGGCGCACCGGCAGGCGGCGAACCGAAAGCGTCTTACACGGAATCGGAAGTTTCCACCGCCCAGCTTCAGACCTGGCGTGACCAGCAGGGCGTGAAATCCGCACAGGCGCTGGGCATCAGCCAGTCGCGGGTCCAATCCCTGGCCAACGGCGGCAGCCCCAGTGGCACTGCGAACGTGGCCGTCTTCGGTGGTTCGGAAGCTCCATCCGCTGTGGAGGACGGGACCGTAGTCGTGGGCAAGACATTGGCGAAGGAGCTCAACCTGACGAAGGGCAGCCGGCTCCGTGTGGGAGGCACCGACCTGACGGTCTCCGACATTGTGGAGGACCAGTGGTACTCACACACCGGCGTCGTCTGGACCACGCTCGATACCTGGCGCGCTGTCGCCCACGCCGCACCTGGGACGGCAACTGTCCTCACCGTGACGTACGACGACGACGCTTCCGTCAGCGTCGATGCCGCCAATGCGGCCGCCGGTACGGTCAGCTCCGACCCCACGGCTTCCTTCCAGGCCTTGGCATCCTACAAGAGCGAAAACGGCTCGCTGCTCCTCATGCAGGCGTTCCTCTACGGCATTTCCGCCCTCGTGATCGTGGCCTTTCTGACGGTGTGGACAGTGCAGCGCACCAGGGACATTGCCGTGCTCAAGGCCTTGGGTGCATCCTCCGGATACGTCCTGAGGGATGCCCTGGCGCAGGCAGCGCTCGTGTTGCTGGCAGGGGCAGCTGTCGGAGGCTCAGTTGGCCTGGCCGGTGGAATCCTGGCCGCCCAAGCAGCACCTTTCCTTGTCACCCCGCTCACCACGTTGCTGCCGGTGGCAGGGATAGTCGTCCTTGGGCTCGCCGGTGCCGTCCTGGCTGTCCGCAAAGTCACCACCGTGGACCCTTTGCTGGCCCTCGGCGGCAACTAA
- a CDS encoding ABC transporter ATP-binding protein — MNSALTLVNVSLEYPDGGSTLKALDSVDLGVGRGEFLSLVGPSGSGKSSLLAVAATLVKPTAGLVVIDGQDVSGLKDSERTELRRDKVGIIFQQPNLLPALTAVEQLLIREHLRGNAVKEARRAAEELLDVVGLSAAMHKRPHQLSGGQRQRVNIARALMGSPTVLLVDEPTAALDHERSESIVRLLRRVTDDFRTATVMVTHDTEFLPLTDAVATMRDGRISRASVPSTQPN, encoded by the coding sequence ATGAATTCCGCACTGACCCTCGTGAACGTTTCGCTCGAATACCCGGACGGCGGCTCCACCCTCAAAGCGCTGGATAGCGTGGATTTGGGCGTCGGCAGGGGCGAATTCCTGTCCCTGGTGGGGCCGTCCGGCTCGGGCAAGTCCTCACTCCTGGCTGTTGCCGCAACATTGGTCAAGCCCACCGCCGGCCTGGTGGTCATCGATGGGCAGGATGTCTCCGGCTTGAAGGATTCGGAGCGCACAGAACTCCGCCGGGACAAAGTGGGCATCATCTTCCAGCAACCCAACCTGCTGCCGGCGCTGACCGCCGTCGAGCAGTTGCTCATCCGCGAGCATCTGCGCGGCAACGCCGTGAAGGAGGCCCGCCGCGCGGCGGAGGAGCTGCTGGATGTGGTGGGCCTGTCTGCAGCGATGCATAAGAGGCCGCACCAGTTGTCCGGCGGCCAGCGTCAACGGGTGAATATCGCACGGGCGCTGATGGGGAGTCCCACGGTGCTGCTGGTAGATGAGCCCACGGCTGCGCTTGACCACGAACGGAGCGAGTCAATCGTCCGGCTCCTGCGCCGTGTCACTGACGATTTCCGGACGGCGACGGTCATGGTCACTCACGACACCGAGTTCCTGCCCCTGACCGACGCAGTTGCCACCATGCGGGACGGCCGGATCAGCCGCGCATCGGTTCCGTCGACCCAACCCAACTAG
- a CDS encoding winged helix-turn-helix transcriptional regulator → MDTKDLPANILDPNCPSRVIFQRIGDKWASLVIQVLGDGPVRFSELRKMVNVVTPKVLTQTLRALERDGLITRTVYAQVPPRVDYQLTPMGESLLQPLSLLREWAESHVPTIMEAREAYDDAQDQALLGSPN, encoded by the coding sequence ATGGATACCAAAGACCTCCCCGCGAACATCCTGGATCCCAATTGCCCGTCGCGCGTGATCTTTCAGCGCATCGGAGACAAATGGGCCTCACTGGTGATTCAGGTGCTCGGCGACGGTCCCGTGCGTTTTTCGGAACTGCGCAAGATGGTGAATGTGGTGACGCCCAAGGTACTGACCCAAACGCTGCGCGCCTTGGAACGCGACGGCCTCATCACGAGGACGGTTTACGCTCAGGTGCCGCCGCGCGTGGACTACCAGCTCACGCCCATGGGTGAGTCCCTCCTGCAGCCGTTGTCGCTCCTGCGTGAGTGGGCCGAGAGCCATGTCCCCACCATCATGGAAGCCCGGGAGGCATACGACGACGCACAGGACCAGGCCCTCCTCGGCTCCCCCAACTAG
- a CDS encoding NAD(P)-dependent oxidoreductase translates to MKIAVYGATGMVGSQIVNESITRGHEVTAISRKGSEVPGASARAADQADGQTFASIAKDHDVVVLATGPSRTGGDHAEWLDAMATAYSNAEGTRLMIVGGAGTLEVDGVRLLDSPDFPEAYKAEATTAAKALEAVKQSPESLDWTVLAPAPVIQPGERTGEYTVAKDSPAGNTISTQDYAVAMLDEIESPAHRRARFTAAN, encoded by the coding sequence ATGAAAATCGCAGTCTACGGCGCAACGGGCATGGTCGGCAGCCAGATCGTCAACGAATCCATCACCCGTGGCCACGAGGTCACCGCTATCTCCCGCAAGGGCTCAGAGGTTCCCGGCGCTTCCGCCCGGGCCGCAGACCAGGCCGACGGCCAGACGTTCGCGTCCATCGCGAAGGACCACGACGTCGTTGTGCTGGCGACGGGCCCCAGCCGCACCGGCGGCGACCATGCAGAATGGTTGGACGCCATGGCTACTGCTTACAGCAATGCCGAAGGCACCCGTTTGATGATCGTGGGCGGCGCCGGCACCCTGGAAGTCGATGGCGTCCGCCTCCTCGACTCCCCGGATTTCCCGGAAGCCTACAAGGCTGAAGCCACCACCGCAGCCAAGGCCCTCGAAGCCGTGAAGCAGTCCCCTGAATCCCTCGACTGGACCGTTCTGGCACCGGCACCAGTTATCCAGCCGGGCGAGCGTACGGGCGAATACACCGTGGCCAAGGACTCCCCGGCCGGCAACACCATCTCCACCCAGGACTACGCCGTGGCCATGCTGGACGAGATCGAAAGCCCGGCACACCGCCGCGCCCGTTTCACGGCCGCCAACTAA
- a CDS encoding phytoene desaturase family protein gives MVDVAVVGAGPNGLAAAVVMARAGLDVTLYEAADDIGGGSRTTELIEPGFLHDVCSAVHPMALASPFFREFELSRRVDLRIPEVQHGTPLDTGGAAVAYQSLERTVAELGVDGPAYGRLLGPLLARVDGVVEFTSNQLLRLPKDPLAALLFGLATLDQGTPLWGRRFREEAAPALLTGVMSHALGSQPALSSTGAGLLLSVLAHAGGWAVPVGGSMSIARAMADDLTSHGGTIRVGERVDSLDQVRPAKAILLDVAPPTLARLGGSEVPDRYRRALEAFRFGNAACKVDFILSGPVPWRSPELAKAGTVHVGGSRRAMAESENLVDMGKHPAEPYVLVSQPSLVDASRAPKGRQILWTYCHVPKNSTVDMAEAVIARIERYAPGFRDVVVASKTTTAAELSAYNENYVGGDFSAGMLDLRGLVQRPVVSPVPWRTPMPGVYLCSSSTPPGPGVTGMPGYHAAKHALKDIFNARVPGLGLGL, from the coding sequence ATGGTTGATGTCGCCGTCGTCGGGGCCGGTCCGAATGGTCTGGCCGCTGCCGTGGTCATGGCCCGCGCGGGACTGGACGTGACGTTGTACGAGGCCGCCGATGACATTGGAGGTGGCTCGCGCACCACCGAGCTGATCGAACCCGGCTTCCTGCATGACGTCTGTTCGGCGGTGCATCCGATGGCCTTGGCCTCGCCGTTCTTCCGGGAGTTCGAATTATCCCGTCGCGTGGATCTGCGCATTCCCGAGGTCCAGCACGGTACACCGCTGGACACAGGCGGGGCGGCGGTGGCGTACCAGTCCCTGGAACGGACCGTCGCAGAGTTGGGCGTGGATGGTCCGGCCTACGGGCGACTTCTCGGTCCCCTGCTGGCACGGGTTGATGGCGTCGTGGAATTCACGTCGAACCAGTTGCTCCGCCTGCCGAAAGACCCCCTTGCGGCGCTGCTGTTCGGACTGGCAACCCTCGACCAAGGCACCCCGCTGTGGGGCCGGCGTTTCCGGGAGGAAGCAGCTCCGGCGCTCCTGACGGGGGTCATGTCGCATGCCCTCGGATCCCAGCCGGCACTCAGTTCCACGGGCGCTGGATTGTTGCTAAGTGTCCTGGCCCATGCCGGCGGCTGGGCGGTGCCGGTTGGTGGTTCCATGTCCATCGCCAGGGCCATGGCAGATGACCTGACCTCCCATGGCGGAACCATCCGCGTGGGTGAGCGCGTGGATTCCCTGGACCAAGTGCGGCCCGCGAAAGCCATCCTGCTGGACGTTGCGCCACCGACGCTGGCGCGCCTAGGTGGATCTGAAGTGCCCGACCGCTACCGACGCGCCCTGGAAGCATTCCGCTTTGGGAATGCTGCCTGCAAGGTGGACTTCATCCTTTCGGGTCCCGTTCCCTGGCGCTCTCCGGAATTGGCCAAGGCCGGAACAGTGCATGTGGGCGGTTCGCGGCGGGCCATGGCCGAATCCGAAAACCTCGTGGACATGGGCAAACACCCCGCTGAGCCCTATGTGCTGGTCTCCCAACCGTCACTGGTGGATGCTTCGCGTGCCCCTAAAGGGCGTCAGATTCTGTGGACTTACTGCCATGTCCCCAAGAACTCCACGGTGGACATGGCAGAAGCCGTTATCGCCCGCATAGAGCGGTACGCGCCCGGGTTCCGTGACGTGGTGGTGGCATCGAAAACCACGACGGCGGCGGAACTGTCCGCGTACAACGAGAACTATGTGGGTGGGGACTTCAGCGCCGGAATGCTGGACTTGCGTGGCTTGGTGCAGAGGCCCGTGGTCTCTCCTGTGCCCTGGAGAACCCCCATGCCCGGTGTGTACCTGTGTTCGTCCTCCACGCCTCCCGGCCCCGGAGTTACAGGTATGCCCGGGTACCACGCCGCAAAACATGCCCTCAAGGACATATTCAATGCACGGGTACCCGGGCTGGGCCTGGGGCTCTAG
- a CDS encoding glycosyltransferase family 87 protein, whose protein sequence is MQETKPHRQRKRARFVVPSRSDSLLRNFTELVGGPLGKRSSPGEVSARPFTVERVLIVLTVIAALLAVLAKDYCRVNGWETPGQFYATCYSDFPELFKNRGLGDGVFPFFTQGSLFEYPVLMGIIAGVTALMVPGQGVGSERILGYFDVNATLIVAVWMVTVILTARINKRRPWDAAMVAVAPGIILAGFINWDMWAVGLLALGMYFFARDKLILAGVFIGLGTATKLYPLLILGAVLVLSLRSGKFRAFFVTAGAALASWLAVNLPLAALNPAGWRYFFEFTQSRPAGYSSPWFAYNLVADRLQWMQMNAATINTLALYLFIAACALIGILALCAPQRPRIAQLAFLIVAAFILTNKVYSPQFVIWLIPLLALARPRWRDFLIWQAAEGLHWAAIWMYLGQATSGGSVQHNLDMSYYVLAVGLHMVVTAYLMARIIMDIWDPAQDPLRIDGEDDPHGGPFDGARDWLRVDLFRPSRSVFPWSPRRDSSSTAAQQSEVSSDG, encoded by the coding sequence ATGCAGGAGACGAAGCCGCACCGGCAACGAAAACGTGCCCGCTTTGTTGTTCCCAGCCGCAGTGACTCCCTGCTTCGAAACTTCACGGAGCTGGTGGGCGGTCCATTGGGCAAACGCTCGTCTCCCGGAGAGGTTTCAGCGCGCCCGTTCACTGTTGAACGGGTACTCATCGTCCTCACTGTGATCGCGGCTCTTTTGGCCGTGCTCGCAAAGGACTACTGCCGGGTCAATGGCTGGGAAACGCCCGGCCAGTTCTACGCCACCTGCTACTCAGACTTCCCCGAGCTCTTCAAAAACCGCGGCCTGGGCGATGGCGTTTTTCCGTTCTTCACCCAGGGCAGCCTGTTTGAGTACCCGGTGCTCATGGGGATCATTGCCGGGGTCACCGCGCTCATGGTTCCCGGCCAGGGGGTGGGAAGTGAGCGGATCCTGGGGTATTTCGACGTCAATGCGACGCTGATTGTGGCGGTCTGGATGGTCACAGTCATCCTCACTGCCCGGATCAACAAGCGTCGCCCGTGGGATGCCGCCATGGTAGCCGTTGCACCCGGGATCATTCTTGCCGGCTTTATTAACTGGGACATGTGGGCCGTAGGGTTGCTGGCCTTGGGCATGTACTTCTTCGCCCGGGACAAGTTGATCCTTGCCGGCGTGTTCATAGGCCTTGGCACAGCCACCAAGCTCTATCCATTGTTGATCCTCGGTGCCGTTCTGGTCCTTTCGCTGCGCAGTGGAAAGTTCCGGGCCTTCTTCGTCACTGCCGGAGCCGCCTTGGCGTCCTGGCTCGCTGTGAACCTGCCCCTCGCGGCACTGAATCCAGCCGGATGGCGCTACTTCTTCGAGTTCACGCAATCCCGGCCAGCCGGCTACAGCTCGCCCTGGTTCGCTTACAACCTGGTGGCGGACCGCCTGCAATGGATGCAGATGAACGCTGCAACCATCAACACGCTGGCCCTCTACCTGTTTATTGCGGCGTGTGCCCTGATTGGAATCCTGGCTTTGTGCGCGCCACAGCGTCCGCGCATCGCCCAGCTGGCCTTCCTGATCGTGGCCGCCTTCATCCTCACCAACAAGGTCTACTCCCCGCAATTCGTCATCTGGCTTATCCCCCTGCTGGCCCTGGCACGGCCGCGTTGGCGCGACTTCCTCATCTGGCAGGCAGCAGAGGGGCTCCACTGGGCGGCGATCTGGATGTACCTTGGACAGGCCACCAGCGGAGGGTCCGTCCAGCACAACCTGGACATGTCCTATTACGTCCTGGCGGTGGGCCTGCACATGGTGGTTACCGCATACCTGATGGCGCGGATCATCATGGATATCTGGGATCCTGCCCAGGATCCCCTGCGGATCGACGGCGAAGACGATCCCCATGGCGGGCCCTTCGACGGAGCCCGGGATTGGTTGCGCGTCGACCTCTTCCGGCCGTCGCGATCTGTGTTCCCGTGGAGTCCTCGGCGCGACAGCAGTTCCACAGCAGCCCAGCAATCGGAGGTAAGCAGCGATGGTTGA
- a CDS encoding histidine phosphatase family protein produces MNAVTSPRPQLWILRHGETEWSKSGQYTGLTDLPLTVEGEQQAVEARKVLEGIDFDLVLTSPLRRARRTAELAGYPDAVHEPLAVEWNYGDYEGISSDLIRKDNPEYLIWTDGVPNGETLDEVAARADKIIGRVLESGMDNVLVVAHGHFSRILTARWLEMDAREGRHFILGTAKVCTLGWDKRTPAIVRWGL; encoded by the coding sequence ATGAACGCTGTGACTTCCCCGCGTCCGCAACTTTGGATCCTTCGCCACGGTGAAACGGAGTGGTCCAAGAGCGGTCAATACACGGGACTGACGGATCTCCCCCTCACTGTCGAAGGCGAGCAGCAGGCCGTGGAGGCGCGGAAGGTGCTGGAAGGCATCGACTTCGACCTCGTCCTGACCTCGCCGCTGCGACGTGCCCGGAGGACAGCGGAACTCGCCGGCTATCCGGACGCCGTTCACGAGCCACTCGCCGTGGAATGGAACTACGGCGACTACGAAGGCATCAGCTCCGATCTCATCCGCAAGGACAACCCGGAGTACCTCATCTGGACCGACGGAGTGCCCAACGGAGAGACGCTGGATGAAGTAGCTGCCCGGGCCGACAAGATCATTGGGCGTGTCCTGGAATCGGGCATGGACAATGTCCTGGTTGTGGCACACGGACATTTCTCCCGGATCCTCACAGCGCGTTGGCTCGAAATGGACGCCCGCGAAGGCCGGCACTTCATTCTCGGAACCGCGAAGGTGTGCACGCTTGGTTGGGATAAGCGGACGCCCGCAATTGTCCGCTGGGGCCTCTAA
- a CDS encoding CCA tRNA nucleotidyltransferase, with product MAHVLDSSSVNFTIDPVVLDLGQRFVDAGFELSLVGGPVRDLFLGRTSPDLDFTTDATPDQTITVIKKWADNFWEIGRAFGTIGMRKSGFQIEITTYRAEAYDPDSRKPVVAFGNSLTDDLLRRDFTINAMALRLPSLELVDPFGGVRDLHASELATPGAPESSFSDDPLRMMRAARFASQLGVSVHDDVRLAMSNMADRIKIISAERVREELVKLINGAHPRVGIDLLVDTGLAEFVLPEVSALRLESDEHHRHKDVYQHSLQVLEQAAALETGPDGPVPGPDFVLRFAALMHDVGKPATRRFEPGGAVSFRHHDVVGAKLTAKRMKALRFDNESIKAVSRLVELHMRFYGYGDAGWSDSAVRRYVTDAGPLLERLHRLTRSDVTTRNQRKADRLSFAYDDLEHRITALLEQESLAAVRPDLDGAQIMALLGLKPGPVVGRAYKFLLEERMEHGPLSPEEAEQKLLAWWEEQPESAAVVEPSTETEEPS from the coding sequence ATGGCGCACGTATTGGACAGCTCTTCTGTTAACTTCACCATCGATCCGGTGGTGCTCGACCTCGGGCAGCGCTTTGTCGACGCCGGATTCGAGCTGTCCTTGGTGGGTGGCCCCGTGCGTGACCTCTTTCTGGGCCGGACCTCTCCGGACCTCGATTTCACCACCGACGCCACGCCGGACCAGACCATCACCGTCATCAAGAAGTGGGCGGACAACTTCTGGGAAATCGGGCGCGCCTTCGGCACCATCGGGATGCGGAAGAGCGGCTTCCAGATTGAAATCACCACCTACCGGGCCGAGGCGTACGATCCCGATTCCCGCAAGCCGGTGGTCGCGTTCGGCAACTCCCTGACCGACGACCTGCTGCGCCGGGACTTCACCATCAACGCCATGGCACTGCGCCTGCCGAGCCTGGAGCTGGTAGACCCCTTCGGCGGCGTCCGCGATCTGCACGCTTCCGAGCTCGCCACACCCGGCGCACCTGAGTCGTCCTTCTCGGACGACCCCCTGCGCATGATGCGCGCTGCCCGTTTCGCATCCCAGCTGGGCGTGTCGGTCCATGACGACGTGCGCCTGGCCATGTCCAACATGGCCGATCGCATCAAGATCATCTCGGCAGAGCGCGTCCGCGAAGAGCTGGTCAAGCTGATTAACGGTGCGCACCCGCGCGTAGGCATCGACCTGCTGGTGGACACTGGGCTCGCCGAATTCGTACTGCCCGAGGTCTCCGCCCTGCGCCTGGAATCCGACGAGCACCACCGGCACAAGGATGTGTACCAGCACTCGCTGCAGGTCCTGGAACAGGCTGCTGCGCTGGAAACCGGTCCTGACGGTCCGGTTCCCGGCCCCGACTTCGTGTTGAGGTTCGCTGCGTTGATGCACGACGTCGGCAAGCCGGCGACGCGCCGATTCGAACCGGGCGGTGCGGTGAGCTTCCGCCACCACGACGTCGTGGGCGCCAAACTGACGGCCAAGCGGATGAAGGCACTGCGGTTCGACAACGAGTCCATCAAAGCTGTTTCCCGCCTGGTTGAACTGCACATGCGGTTCTACGGCTACGGTGACGCCGGCTGGAGCGACTCCGCGGTCCGCCGTTACGTGACCGACGCCGGCCCCCTGCTGGAACGCCTGCACCGGCTCACACGTTCAGATGTCACCACGCGTAACCAGCGCAAGGCCGACCGTTTGTCCTTCGCTTACGATGACCTTGAGCACCGCATCACGGCGCTCTTGGAGCAGGAGTCGCTGGCAGCTGTCCGGCCCGACCTGGACGGAGCGCAGATCATGGCACTGCTGGGACTGAAGCCCGGACCCGTGGTGGGACGCGCCTACAAGTTCCTCCTCGAAGAGCGGATGGAACACGGGCCGCTCTCACCGGAGGAAGCTGAGCAGAAGCTCCTGGCATGGTGGGAAGAACAACCCGAGTCCGCCGCCGTCGTCGAGCCTTCGACCGAAACTGAGGAGCCCTCATGA
- a CDS encoding NUDIX hydrolase, with protein MPSAIGAHVAPAPQHPVQASLPTVEEVSAGGVVVDTSDGELRVAIIARLNRGGRLEWCLPKGHPEGRENNEEAAVREIAEETGIEGSILAPLGSIDYWFTVSGHRVHKTVHHFLLRATGGELTIENDPDQEAVDAAWVPIQELARKLSFPNERRIADLAREVLPEHL; from the coding sequence TTGCCGTCGGCAATCGGTGCCCACGTCGCGCCTGCCCCGCAGCACCCGGTGCAGGCCTCGCTTCCGACGGTTGAGGAAGTGTCCGCCGGTGGTGTCGTAGTTGACACGTCCGACGGCGAACTCCGGGTTGCGATCATCGCCCGCCTTAATAGGGGTGGCCGTCTCGAGTGGTGCCTGCCGAAGGGCCATCCGGAAGGCCGGGAGAACAACGAGGAAGCTGCTGTACGCGAGATCGCCGAGGAAACCGGGATCGAAGGCAGCATCCTGGCACCGCTTGGCAGCATCGACTACTGGTTCACTGTGAGCGGCCACCGCGTCCACAAAACGGTGCACCACTTCCTGCTCAGGGCAACCGGTGGCGAGCTGACCATCGAGAATGATCCGGACCAGGAAGCCGTGGATGCTGCGTGGGTTCCCATCCAGGAATTGGCCCGAAAGTTGTCCTTCCCGAACGAACGCCGCATCGCCGACCTGGCACGGGAAGTGCTGCCCGAACACCTCTGA